The Maridesulfovibrio frigidus DSM 17176 genome has a segment encoding these proteins:
- a CDS encoding RHS repeat domain-containing protein, whose product MINDKLYPRYQWIYLTTLVAIEDSTGTTCFQHYEDADPIAMAKGDDVYLLSTDHLGSIFTVADMAGNSLQEALYGYFGRRIQNSSPDYDLYLGFAAGLHDKDTGLIHFGYREYDPVIGRFITPDLIGYAGGDVDVYGYCIEDAINFIN is encoded by the coding sequence TTGATAAACGACAAGCTTTACCCGCGCTATCAGTGGATATATTTAACCACTCTTGTAGCGATTGAGGATTCCACAGGCACTACCTGTTTTCAACATTACGAGGATGCCGACCCGATTGCCATGGCAAAAGGCGACGATGTTTACTTGCTATCGACTGATCATCTGGGCAGTATTTTTACTGTTGCCGACATGGCAGGAAATAGTTTGCAGGAAGCTCTATATGGCTATTTCGGTAGAAGGATTCAAAACAGCTCTCCTGATTATGATTTATATTTAGGTTTTGCCGCTGGTTTGCACGATAAAGATACGGGCCTCATCCACTTCGGATACCGTGAATATGATCCAGTCATCGGCAGATTCATAACTCCCGATCTAATCGGTTATGCTGGCGGGGATGTGGATGTTTATGGATATTGTATTGAGGATGCGATTAACTTTATAAATTAG